The Setaria viridis chromosome 9, Setaria_viridis_v4.0, whole genome shotgun sequence sequence TTAATCCTTAGTACAAAAGGAGCGCTACGCCAAAATTCGTCTCCTTAGCACTGGACCCATGGATGTATATGGTGCTGGTTTTCCTTTGTTTCCCGCATTCTGCACTCTGCAGTGCCCAAAATGAATGATACTTTGACTTGTATGTATAGAAATGCTCAATTGTAAGACAAAATACCTAATAATTCATTTCATCGGCCTTGCATTTCTTCTAGTTCCTTTCATATTGATGTCTTGTACTACTTACACCCGTTCTTCTTTGGCTCATACTAATATCTGATGATGCAGCTGCACACAATTTTGGATGAGATGATTCTTGGGGGACAGGTAATCGAAACAAGTTCTGAGCAAATAATGAAGTCTGTGGAAGAGATTGCAAGGTTCTACCCTTTGCCTCACCGCTCCATATATACGTGCACTCTTAATTAGTCTAATTATGACAGCATTGTCCATTACTTGACGCAGGCTGGAGAAACAATCTAGCACAACCAGCCTCATACCCAAGTCGATTTCAGAACGTTTCAGCCGTTAAGCTTTCACTCGCTTCCAGGTCTGAACATTTACTGTGTGAGCAGAACTGCAAAAGACATTCGATTGGCACTCAAGATTACCTTCAGTTTGCTGCAGTTCTCTAAAGACCTGATTGTCTGGACATTTGTACTGTCATCGAGTCATTGTAGACGGGCCGAGCTGTATGCCTGTAGCCTGAATGGCATGTTCAGTCTAATACTATCTTCTTACACTGATTGTCTGAATGTGCTTTCTGAGCTTCAGACATCATGCCTGTAGCAATATAGAGAGTTAGCTGGTTTCTCACTTGCCTCATGATTTCAGCTGTATGAGCTCAGGTCGATGTGAAATTTTTGGACGAGATGTTGGCCACTCATAGATGTAAATCTGCCTTGTGcttcattttatttcttgtttccTCTGTGGTAATATGACAGTTGTCTGAATTTTGATCAATGTAAATCCATCAGCGTTCTTAATTAAGAAAGGAGGACCGATTAGCTGCTGTAAGTGTAAATCTAACTCAATAATCAGCCATAATTCTTATATGCCAATATAAAGAGAAACCGTGCAATCTGATCCCTAGCCATAATTCTTATATCCCAATTACGTGCAAATGGAAATTCCCTAGCCATCTGATCCATTGCATCCAACGGCTGATATTTTATTCATGTCCGTCCACAATAATCAATAATAACGTGTCCTAAACGTGTATATTCGAATTTCAGTTACTAGGTTAGACATATATGGTCACAACTCGCAAGCATATTTCTCTTGTTCACCATTTACAGCAGAACTGGATCGAGGCTTCCAGCCGGCACTTCCCGATCCCCATGAGCGTTCCcaagccgcggccgccgacggcggcggaggtggtgggccGGCTCAAGGACGACGGCGACTTCGACGCCCTTCGCCGCGCCATCGTTCGGAAGGTCAAAGACAACGTAAGCTTCCCCTCAAACGCCCGATCCCCCAAATCCTTTACCCTAAGGTTTTGCGGTTTCGTTGTTCCTAGTCCCTAATCCTGCGCGGTGGAACTTTGATGCGTGTATGCCACTACATTTCACTGAATTCTCCGGTGGATCACTCATCGCCGTTACTTGATTCGCTGctgtgttgtttgcttgtaaGAGATTGGGATGGGTGGTCCGGAGATTAGGGTTTCGTCCGTTTGGTCCCCTGTAGACCTACAGCGATTACGAGACTCTGTAGGGATCATTTTAGATCGAGCCCTGGTCCAGGCTGGAATGGATGCTGTGGAGAATTTCTACAGAAGTCTGGTGAGATTGAAAGTTTTGGCTAGTGGGTTTAGTATGGCAGGAAGCATTTTCAGGGGTACTTGAGTTAGACATAGATCCTTTTGCATCACGTCTTGTTTGGGTGAACCGTAGTGTGAGTTCTGGTGTTAGTTTCTTGGATAGGAAGGTTGTTTCTGTGGGAAAATTGAAGGTTCAATCACGAGAGGATCTTCACATGCATATGCATTTTTTTCCCTTAGCTGTGTTTCAATACCTTAGGTATGTGAAATTTGGCGCGCAAGAAAGGCAAACATGCTTTGTGCCAAGCCACCATAAGACCgatgttttcctttttgtcGTATTAGCATTGTGGAAACATTTCAGCCTGCCACTCCAACACGTGCGGTGGTTTTGCGATGCAGCATTAATTATGACTATAAATGGAGTGGATATTTGAATAATCCGTTGCTAGCGAGTGCCATGCCAAAGATGGTTACAATTGATTGGAGCTAGTGATGAGTAACGGTTAAATATTTTTATGAGCTTTTCACATTGAGCTGATGGTCTTGACTCTTGACATTCTGGCTTGACCTTGTCGGGCTGCTGCAATGTGGTTGAGTAGAGATAAATACTCAAATCAGTAGCCTCAGTAATCCATGTGTCATGTAACTGCATTGCCAATGCTGGAGGGCACCAATTGTTCTGAGTCATATGTCAGAGCTCTTGCCCTTGGGGGAATATTCGATACACCTCTGGTGATGTTGCATAATTAGCATTACCCGCTCATCTATTGATATATAAATGTGAGAGACAGTAATCTGTATATTGTTTTCTCATAAACACATGTTGTCAGCATGATTTGCTTTATTATTTATGATTCGCTTCTGGCCAGCCAGGGTTTTGTGCTCCCCTGCCTTAGAACAAAGCCAGGGAAGCGGGAGGCGTCTCTCTTGCCTTGGCCAAGTTTTGTTTATTATTATTCATGAGCTGTGCTGATTACCAATTACTCAATTTCATTTTAAATTTTGTTCCAGTGTTACAATCTATCTGATGAAAATGCCCTCTTCATAGTGACTTTATTTATGCAAGCTTCACCATAGAAGTTCTCTTGTATTAGAAGCATGGActgtctttctttcttttcttttttgaggccCGAAGGGTATATTACTGAGTTCGCTACGTATAGTCATTTTGACCATGTTATTAATGCGCATCTGATAGATTTCCTGTGATCACACCTTAATTACAGTTCTTGTATTGTATCACTTGTCTCTTGGGCAATTTGAAATATGCTTGACAATCTGTTTCACCATGCTAGATGGGTGTATAACCTCTTGCATGGTCAGCATCTTGTTCAGTAGATGTAGATTGAAAACTGCAATGCAGTAACATATCGTTGTTCATCAGATCTGGTATTAACGATGTATACTAATATAAGTTGATGGCATGCTATCTTTCTTTGCAGGAGGTGCTACGCAACCAAATCATCTCAGAGGTAAAACAGTCAGTGGTACTACAAGAAGATGGATCTGAGAAGTTAAAATTAAAAGACCTTTCTGATGCAATTTATAAAGATATTGGGTAAGTTGAGCCACATCTTTGTAAAAGCTTTCAAATGTTATCACTTCTTAAATGTCCACAATATATATTGATTACTAACTCAACTTGTTGCTACACTGCTCTTCCATATCAGGAGAAAAGTTATGGGTCAAATATCAGATGAGGTATGGAATGTCATTCAATCCAATGAAACTGATATAAGGGGAACCGTAGAAGCTGTCTACAACAGGATACTGAACCCTGAAAAGGCCCCTGAGCCTTCTTCCAAGAAGCTGAAGACGAAAGGCAAAGAGCAACAAGTTTCGCCAGCGAAAACACCAACACCAACCACTGTTGCAGGCGAAGCGGAAGATGATGATCTGTCGGAACCTCCAGGTTTTGGTTTCAGAGATAATCAGCGCAATAACATTGCAGCAGCAGCGCAGAAACAGCAGTCACCGCCAAATTTGGAAAATCATAATGAAGGGAAGCCAAATGGAGGTGAACCTGTTGCTGTGGGAGGCCCAgcaggtgatgatgatgatgatgatgatggtccTCAGGTGCCCCCTGGATTCGGCTAATGCAGCTTGCAAGCTTAAATGACAGTGCAGTTGTTTCTTGTTGTCAGCAATGTACAAGAAGGGAAATGCCTTTTAGTTCCTGTTGACAAGAAGAGACAgactgttcgcttcagcttatcagccggcttatcagccaccaaacagtatttttctctcacaacaaatcagtcgtttcagccggcttataagtccagccgaacaggccaaGAAATGCTTTAGCTTGTGTTTGCGGCTCGAGAGGTGAGCAGTTGAAATGAATCTTGAGTCCTGAAACCTGTGTTATGGTGGTAAGTCTGTGCGGCCCTGGGATAAATGTTGGCAGATATGTTGGTGGTTGACAAAGTTTCCATTCTGTGCGCGGTTTCAATGTTTCAGTTCGCGCGCTTCTTTCTTCTTGAGTTAAATATGATAGTTGTTTGCTTCCTGTACATATATTCCAAAGCGGAGAGCCCATGGCAATATTCCAAAGCGGAGAGCCCATGTGCCATGGGATGCCGTTGCGGCCCATGGGCTAATTTCGGGCGACTCCAAACaaattgtatatatatgttcTTCAGAATTCCCATGCTATACATGCAAATTCATCTAGATTCACATAAGTCGCTAATGGCTATATTATTCGACGTTTGCCAATTCCATACAAGGTTGTCCAGTTTtgaatttttctctctctctgaaGTTCATGGTTCGAGCATTTGAATTCGGGACCACGTCCATGAAGTAAACAAACAAGTTTTCATGATGGATTTGAATTGAATCGTCTTTCTTTCGGGTAGTACAAAAAACATTGCGGTATCAGAGCAACAATACCGTGCCAGAGCCAGACTGGCCAAACAAAACAAGCACCGTACACACCTAGCATTCAGCTCTGCATCACCCACATCAGCGACTCAAAAGCTCATTCTGTCAGAAACTCTTCACCTGAGCTCAGAGCTCGTCGTGACACCGGGGCAGGCGCTCCAACACGAATCATCGCACAGCTGCAGCCGGACACGAACGCATCATTGATCCTAGAGCCCTAGCGCCACCGCCAAGCCTGCCGCGACGACGACAAGCAGCCGGTACATCCATCTCGAGTCTCCTGTGCGTGACGTGCCTCGCGTCGTAGGCATAGGCTTCGAGCGAGCCCTAGCCGCGCCGATTGGAAGCTGGCCATTGGCGGCGCGTGAGCTCTCGAGCATAGCTCGGAACCAGGGGCACGCTACGCCGGAGCCGCGGTGCTAGGCGCTAATGCTGCTTTGCTCTCTTCTTTCTGTGCACCACTGGGAACTGGCTAGCTGTTCCAGCCTCCACTCTCCAGTGCCTGGATTATTCCTCCTGTTCCCGTCAGAATTGCCTGCACTATAGACTAGGGTTTATTCCGTCACCAAGGACGTCAGTCACGgcatttttattattattatatggTGTAGTGACATTCTATATCAAAGTGAGTGACCGCCACTCGCTCTTGTCCTAGCTTTTTCTCCGCTCTTCTTTCTACTTGAACGCTGTCTTCCCTTCAGGCTTCAGCAGCAGCTAATTTTTGCTCGACGTGACTGGAAGAATGGAGCCACCTTTCGTTTTCTTTCACGTCGATCAATGCTGTCGCGTAGGGCACTAATCGTAGCGACATGATGCTGTGCTGGAGAAGTTGTAGCTGATGATGTGCTAGCTAACATATATGACTAGTCCTTCCGAATGAACGGCATAGGATTCACCTGTCTGGATAGCAGTATGGTATAGGTACCGAGTCTGTAAGCAATTTCATTACTACAAGTAGAATTTTATGATGTACGTTTGTACTTGCCTGGATGAGAAATTGGGAATGATGGATTCAGAGTAGATCCCATCATGAACCCCGGAGAAGTCATTCTCATCAGGTGGCTGCCAATCTTGTAACGTCTTGCTGTGTCACATGAACATGACCGACTGGCTCGTTTTGAGGCCCTCGTCAACCTGTAAATTATACCTCGTTGCGTATCCTTGCAAGCGACGGGGACATGAATTGCGTGCAGCAAGAAAAAGAcactcatgagtcatgacctGGACCAAGCAGGACTGTATCTGTATGCACCTCTGAATGACCTGCATCTGGATTCATGTGTGGGACTTGGAACGAAACAGGCGATGCGTGATCGATCGGTCGTGCTCAATCAAAGACTTCTCTTGGACCAAGAAATGCTCGGAATATCGATCGATTGTCTCGGAGAAGGATGATTTCGACGTCAGAAAAAACACGACAGCATTCAGAATTTGGGATGATGAAGCTTCGAAAGGAATCTGCGCTCGTATCTAAAGGGAGGGGTGAattaagcaacttaaaatattAACATATGACTTTCACTAGTTTTGCATCAaacttaaactagatcatgctatcaagatgtgcaactatgactgatctagtgtgaaaccctcatcaagaacaagttttgtaacctagagccaatcctagcaagatactGCACAAAGAAAGTAAATGCACACAAGTTGCAGGTATAAAATATGGAAACATAAGAGGTAAGGATGAGGAGAAGCAAGCTCTTACTACTAGAAAAAGCAGCTCTAggaccggttgggaaccccctctagtaccggttgtgcaactagTACTAGCAAATCGGTAGAGGGGGGTCATCTAGTACTAGTttaagggtattaaaaaattaaaaaaagcaaaTCCCCCacggccggccccgccacccccaccgccggcctcctccgtcgGCCACGCCTCACTCCCTCGCCTGCTCCTTAGCCTTCGCCCTACCACCCAcccacctgctcctccgcctctgcccctccccgccaccctccgccgCATCCAGCACCTGCCGCTCCTGGCCCCCTCTGCCGCCCTCCACAgcccgcccctccccgccggcccccactgccgccgctcctgccaggtcctcgcccccgcccccaccgccccctGCACACAGGCACAACAGCACAACCACACAAGAAATCTCCGCCCTCCGCCATCCCTCCACCGCCATCCTGTCGTCCTCCGAATCTCACGCCGAGCCCGCTGCAGCCGCCGTTGCTCCACCGTCACCGCCGCTCCCGGATCTCGCCCCAatggccgctgccgccacgcctcgccccgccaccgctcctcgcctcaagcacgaggtgaggggcaagcagagggagaaggagaggggagGTCGGGGAGGGAGAGctcgagggagggaggaggaggaggaggagggagagggagagctcgagggagggaggggggcggtggaggggagggatagGGAGAGcttgaggaagagagagagggccagtggagggagctgagggaggTGAGAGGAGAAGGAGGCGAGGAGAAGGATCGGAATGCGAGGAGGAGTGTTAAGGGAGCCAGCGGAGGGACGAAGAGGATAAGGTAGCGGAGGGGGGAGAAAAGGTGGAGGGAGGTGCGAGGACGGAGGGAAAAAATCTAAATGTTGGTGGGGgaaccctctagtaccggatggggGTTCCAACTAGTACTAGAGgtcaccctctagtaccgattggaacctccacctggtactagaGGGCCGTGGTATCCCAAACTTAGATCCGGTACTAGATATAACATTGTACCGGGTCCAAAAGTAACCGGTACTAAGTCTTGGGATGAGagctcatttttctagtagtgtcttGACACGATTTATCCCATGGTATCGGTGgtactaagccaccactagtccacgttgttgaagcactcacacaactTCTCGGTCACCAAGTCCCTTCCgggacaccccttgacttgccgCAAAGGCTTGGCCACTAAGTCTCACGCCAAGTTTTCCGGTCACCTTGGTACCGTCTTCACTAAAGAGCTTCTCActaaggaagggggtctccacgtcccacgcacacggtcgtcgacaacgctccacaccaagccggaggatcgaagacttgccggcgagccacgaaggctccaaggcgccggcacaccttgtacaactgTGGTTCACTCCTAAAATCGATCACAAGGCAAACACAgcttgcactctctcttctctagacctatcctagcactaatcactcttctaagcttgtgctaagtcTTTAATTAATCACTTAttcacttttggtggcttggatgtatTCTTAATGACtcttgatctccaatggacTTCCGCACACTCCATCAAACCTCAAATGGTTGAGTAGAGgaggtataaatagcccaaagCGTCAAAAagtcgttgctccaacggctagttaaagtgtaccatcggatgttctaATGGTGTATTTTTGGGTAGCAACGGAATATCCAGTGCAACTAGCTGTTGGCTCCCCCGCGCCCAATTTCTTCAAAAATTAATCCGACGCTTCATCCAAtgcccccatcggatcatccggtgctgatgGTTTTCTagccaaaacctctctggaacttcgcaaagtaaatatgcttcgtccgacGCCTCCAACTCCTgaccgtcggatcatccggtgctatagGTCCTTTTCTACCTTCTCCAAGAATTTCTCCGACGCTTGTAAAAATCATGCCgttggatcatccggtgcttccTAGAACTTAAGTTGATTTTccagttgtaccaattgctccaaCGCTTGCTCCGATGGTTGCTCCGACGGACCATCGGATCATTCGATCGTTGCTCCGACGGACCATCGGATCATTCGATGATACTGACTTTTATGAATTAAATACCGCCACTTGCATACCAAAAATACCGTCATTTTCTCTTTCATTTGGTTGATTGAATACTGTAGAATAATCTTAGGTAccatggcttggtcacttgaataccatagcttggacacttgaataccatgatttggatatcAAGAATACCATGACTTGGACTTTGCCATGGTTTGGTTTGTATTCTTGGGACttagaaaacctacaaggtacatgctagatAAGGTATTAATCCCAATAATTatattgtcactcaatcaccaaaatcacaaactatagtTTAATGAGACCATATTCGCTACAAAGTTACATATTCAGGTTGTTTTCTTAAGCAAACATATGACCAAAGATACAAAATTTGTGGATCGCAGTGATGCCTGTGACCTAGGTAGCTAATATCTTTTGTCAATTAGCTGCCGATTTTGCGTTTGTATGCACATGATAGAATGCCCAATCTTCTTTGTTCTCTCCTGCTGTCCTGCGCCTCCTGCAACCGGGAGATTACAAATTGTGATCCATGAAACGTCTAGCTCCAATTTGTTTTAGCTTGCAAGCGACGCCTTTTCATTTCTTTATGCATGATGAAGCGTGACAGCACTGAATTCAGTCATTCACCGTTGCTGACTGCTGAGCCACAGATTCATAGTGATCACAAGCATTTAAAGATGTCATCCGATCCGACAGGGAGGAAGATGGTGACGCGATGATGTCGTCTGCAGGAAATGTTGGATCGCGATCATGCTGCACGCATGTGCCTGCACATAGTACATCATAGGCAAAATACACAGGCCCATCGGGGAGCGAATATATCTGAATATAGTACACTGATTATTCTTCAGCTCGCGACGGCTACGAGGGGGCGCTACGGACTCATGCTGTCCCTCTTGGAATTATTGGATCCGGAATCTGGAAACAGTGTGCGCGGCTTGGcaacttttttccttttgaacgCAGCAGTTCGACGGATGCAAGATGTATAGTACAAGCAGTTCTATTCTCCAGTCACTGATGCAGCTCACTTTTCTGAACAATTACAATGTCCTCCCTCTCTGCTCCCGTGAGCGTGAATACTCCCCCCATCTCGGAAAGAATAGAACTCTAGCATTTGAAATTTGTCTTAAAAAAATGCACCTCCAACTAAATGTGGGATCCACTGATGCATAGATGTAGAGGCACATACTTCATTTTATATGTTCATTGATCCGTACGAAGAATGTTAGACTTGCATCTTTTTTGGACGGTGGAGTAGAAGAGAACAACCTGAACCTATGCATTTCTGACTTTCTGCGCCCTAATTTTCACGAGGATGGAGAATGGAAGCTAGGCAACCCTGTCTCCCAATGCCATGTGAGCCCCACTGGGATGAGGCCGCACGCTCCATCATCCTCCGGTCAAAGTTCCTGGAGCGGGTACGTTGATGTCGCCATTAGTTTAAACCCTGATGAAACAGGCACGACACATGACCTGACAAAAAGTTGCCCGGCTGCTTAGGCCTAGCACAAAGGCTTGCCGTGATTGGTGCATTCTGAAGCCATGGAATGTCTGGCGTCCTTGTCGCCTCCAGACCCTCCAGGGCCAAACCACCAGCAAACCTCACATCACCAGCTAAAAAAAGGTTGCCCCGGGCGCCCACTCCTTGCCTGCCGCTCAAGCAAGTGCGCAGGTTGACAGGCGATTAGTTTAATCAACGAGGTGAAGGAGTCAGTCAGGACTCAGGGCTCCTAAGCAAAGTGCAGGAAATGAGGATGGAGTGGCTGCAGGTAAACACGGGCAGAAAGCGAAGCTGATAATCTAGTGCTACAGCTGCCACTCGGACATGACACGTAGGATTGGTACGTCGGCTGGGCCCCGTGGAATTGCGGTTGCCTGCATCTGCATCTGCGTGCGTGCATGATTGAGGCGCGCACATGGAAGCATCAGCGCGCAGGGGCGCAGGCGCAGCGCTCATGCTCATCAGTCACCAGTTCACACCAGAGGGAAGAAATTTGCCAGCCACAGGCACTGCCTGCACTCTGCTATAGTGATGGCGATGTTCAGAGGCAGCTGCTGCTTGCTGCTCTCATTTCCGGGTACGCTTGCGCTGTACCGCCTCTCCATCCTTATTTTTCTGATAACTTTCTCCATCTTTATTGTTCACGCCATGCCATCGCCATGCTCCCTCCGCTGCGCTCGTATCTGCCCATGGCACAGTCGCGATCCTGGGTCGGAGCCTGTGGCAGCGGGTGCCTGATTTTCACGAGTAATTTGGAGGCTACCACACGGCCGCTTTTGGGGGTCGGTGAGGCCTCTCCTCTCGTTTTGGAATTTCTTGGCGGTTGCAGTCTTGCAGATTGCAGAGAGCCCTGCAGattcttttgttttttaaaaaaactggCAGTGCAGGCTTTGTTATGCAGCGCGAAAGCGAAAGGTTCGTGCGGGGCACGTGTGTCCGTGTGGGCTTTGTGCCCGTCAGTAGTAGTGACAGGGAGAAGAGGATAAGAGCGAGGTTTTAAAGGGGACATTTCTTGGTAGGAATGGCGGAGTTCACTAGTTAATTGAGATTCAGTATTCAGAGAAGATACAGCAGTGGATTCGGAGCCTGCCTGCACGGAAAGTCTGAAGCGATGCGTTTGGGGAGTGTATTGCTATGGCACGCACATGCCCGGAAGCCTGCCTGAGGCCGTAACTGTTGCCACCACCGAAAGGTGCACCAGGCCAGCCGCCAGCTGGTAGATTCCAACCGGCAAGCTTCCACGGCAATATCTACCGGCTACGGTGTTTCGGTGACAAGCGCACCTCACGTTTGACTCCTTGTTTCcttcagaagaaaaaaaggctATCAAAATGCCAGAAAACGTAGCGTTGGACCTTGCAACGAGCTAGTCACCAAGTAAACAATGACAAAAACTCCTGGTTTGAAGCTGAAATCTTGGTACAGCACTTCAGCTCGCTTTTTCAGTACAGTACTCTCGGGCACTGTTGACAAAAAGAGAAGATACGGCCGGAGCCCTAATCTGATAATCCTATCCTGCTCACAAACTCGTAGCTAGGACGGATAGACATCATGCAATTCACCAAACATTTTGAAAGGAGCGTGTGCTCGGAAAGGAAACAGACAACAGTAGAGTGGT is a genomic window containing:
- the LOC117838773 gene encoding uncharacterized protein; translation: MVTTRKHISLVHHLQQNWIEASSRHFPIPMSVPKPRPPTAAEVVGRLKDDGDFDALRRAIVRKVKDNEVLRNQIISEVKQSVVLQEDGSEKLKLKDLSDAIYKDIGRKVMGQISDEVWNVIQSNETDIRGTVEAVYNRILNPEKAPEPSSKKLKTKGKEQQVSPAKTPTPTTVAGEAEDDDLSEPPGFGFRDNQRNNIAAAAQKQQSPPNLENHNEGKPNGGEPVAVGGPAGDDDDDDDGPQVPPGFG